The following coding sequences are from one Rhodobiaceae bacterium window:
- a CDS encoding 27-O-demethylrifamycin SV methyltransferase: MNKPKEFWDKSAENYDRTEERFEHIHQTSRECAMRHLEESDVVLDYGCGTGTTACELAGHVAEIQGIDISTRMIELSTQKANVNGVDNVSFAQADIFDGGYSKGSFDVVLAFNMLHTVPDPQRVVQRVHELLKPEGLFISLTPCLRERMSLLVSAQIQLVRLLCKLGIIPVPIRRLQSSDLDDLVSGGNFYAAETKTIFSGASSYFIAAKKKAD, translated from the coding sequence ATGAATAAGCCAAAAGAATTCTGGGATAAGTCGGCGGAAAACTACGACAGAACCGAAGAACGGTTTGAACATATCCATCAAACATCAAGGGAATGCGCAATGCGGCATCTCGAAGAGAGTGATGTTGTTTTGGACTATGGGTGTGGAACCGGCACAACAGCCTGTGAACTAGCTGGCCATGTGGCAGAAATCCAAGGCATCGATATCTCGACAAGAATGATTGAGCTTTCAACCCAAAAAGCCAATGTAAACGGCGTCGATAATGTCAGCTTTGCACAGGCAGACATATTTGACGGCGGCTACAGCAAGGGTTCATTTGATGTCGTCTTAGCCTTCAATATGCTCCATACAGTTCCCGATCCGCAGCGCGTCGTGCAAAGGGTCCATGAACTTCTAAAGCCTGAGGGGTTGTTCATTTCCCTAACCCCCTGCCTGCGGGAGAGGATGTCACTTTTAGTCAGTGCGCAAATTCAGCTTGTTCGTCTTTTATGTAAGCTTGGGATCATTCCTGTCCCAATACGTAGGCTTCAAAGTTCTGACTTGGATGACTTAGTCAGTGGCGGAAACTTTTATGCTGCAGAAACAAAGACAATATTTTCAGGGGCATCGAGCTATTTCATTGCCGCCAAGAAGAAGGCAGATTGA